Sequence from the Sinorhizobium meliloti genome:
TTTGCTCGTGAGCCCGCCACGGGAACGTCCCATGCCGCCATCGTCTCCATCCCCCTTTTTCCCGTGGCCGCGTGCTGGTGAACGCGGACACAGTTTGAGTCGATCATGACGATGTCGCCATCGTAAGCCTCGGAAGCGGCTTCAAGAAGCCGATCCCAGACACCGGCCTTCCGCCAGCGGACGAAACGGTTGTAGCAGGTGGTCGGCGGACCATAGCGCTCCGGAATTTCCGCCCAGGGCGAGCCCGTGCGAAACCGCTAGAGGATGCCATTCGGCACCCGCCGATCCTCGACGCGGGGAACACCCCGCGGTTTGTTGGGCAACAGCGGCGACAGGATTGACCATTCGTGGTCGGTGAGTTCGTAGCGGCGGCGCGTCATTCCAAGGCTCCCTCATTCGGAAGCCTTGAATCATCGGCGCGACTAAACAACAAGTGATTTTATGAGTTTACGACCTAGACCTCTTAGATTGGGATTTCGCCTTACCTGCAGTCGTCGAGCGCGAAGCCTGCGACACATAGATCGGGGGACGACCCCAAACCTCCGATATGATATCCATCACCTCGGCATTGACGGAATTCAGCGTTTCCATCGCTTGCTCGTATGCCGATCGGCCTACCGCTCCCGCTGATAGCTCATACAGCGATCGATTCTTGAGCCCCGCGTATCCTATCGCATCCGATTCCCAGACGATGGCAGTCAAGAGATCATCACCCAGGGAGCCCCGCAGCAGGGCGATCGTCTCCTGCTCTGCGACGTCACGCGGGTCGTGCCTTGTCACCAAGAATTTGAAAAAATCATAATCTTCGGACTTCCCAGCTTCTTCGATCCTGCGGACGTATTCCGAGAAAATGCTGAGGGACATGGCCGTTGACGCGACATCATCCAATTGCGGGTGGACTGTAACCAGCACGCCGGTCGCTGCTTCAAGCGCAACCGGGCCTAAGCCGTCGCGTACAGGTGCACCGGCAATAACGACGACATCGTAATTGCCCTCGACTTCCTCGATCGCAGACACCAGTCTCGAGTTAGCATCTGGGTTCCTCGAGGCCCCGCTGAGGTAGCGCCGCAAGCGTTCCTCCTCGAACCGGCGGAGCTCGATACTGCCCGGCACGATATCAAGACCATCAAAATGCGTCGGTCGGATTACAGTCCTAATACTGGCCCGATCGTCATCACAGCGTAACGCGGCATATATGCTTTTATTGTAGACCGGCGTCGTACTGGCGGTGTAACCGAACATTCCCGAGAATGAGCCTCGCCTATCAAGATCTACAGCGAGAACACGGAATCCTTGAAGTGCAAGGCCCTGAACCAGATAGAATGCTGTAGTGGTACTTGCGGAGCCGCCTACTGAGATAATCTGTAGTTTCTCACCCTCGCGCCTCCGCGGGTAAAACTTTAAAGCATCTTTCGGACGGGCCGAAGCGAGATAAGCACGAAGTTCGTTGATTTGTCGAAGCGTATAGGAGCGTCGCCCTGCGGTCCCTAGCTCCGGTGTTGGCCCCAGACCATCAATTGACAACTGGCGCAGATAACTGTGCGACACACCGAGGATCTCGGCGACCTCGCCCAAGGAGAAGGAGCGCAAGGTCATGGGGTCTGGAAATGGAAAGTCGATAGCTACGCCAGAGGCGCGTACGCGATCGAAGAGTTCTTTGGCCCGACGCCGGATGCGTTCCGACGTTCTCTCCTTTTCATGCGGCGGACTAACAGTTTGTGGCATAACGGGTCCCGCGAAGGCTATTCTCCAGCATGTAGGTTTATTGCCACGGCCCTTCTTGCACGTCTGAAAACGCCGCGCAAGTCGCAACCGGATAGATTGTGGCGGGTCCACCGCACAATCTAGTCCGATCAGCGCGCGCTCGATCTTCCCTAGGGTTGATTTGCGCATGTACGAAGCCAGTTTCCCGCTGCGCCCCGTGGAACATTTCTGCCGGTATGAGTGAGTGTGTCACAGCCCGAGCGTTGACATCTATTGGGGCCCGACCCGCAGCTTGTTATGCGGCGAGTAGATAAGAGTTCCTTTTTCGCGCGCTACTCACACCATTGCAGCATCCCGCGGACGAAAGCAGAAGCTCGGCGCGACATCCCGCATGGGCGAATGAACCTTGAGCCGACTGGTGATCCTCGGTCCGAACGCGGCCGGTGCGCTGGGCAAAGCGTAAAAGCTCGACCGTGGACCATGGCTTGCGCGAATGCTGAACCGCAAACAACCCAGATTGGCGGCCCGGCCAACAAAGATGGGTTGCATCGTCCGGCGGAACGCATTGCAAGTCAGCAAGAGCGCCGGCCGCAACAGCGGCAAATGTGAGCCAGAGCCTCATATCGGTGGAAACCGCCGGGTCAGCTCTCAGCCTAAAGCTTCGACAATGTCTCCAACCAACTCTCTTTCGTATTCCCGGCACGACGATTGCCTTCCAGCACAAGCTTGGGAACAGTGCTAATCATTGCACTGAATTGCCGATCAACATTTGCGATCGCCGCATCGTTGTCTCGCTTATCAAGAAGCTCCAGAAGCTCGCTCATGTCATCTCTGATACATGAGAGACGCTCCGGCTGGTGCAAGTCCAACCAACGAATGTATCTCGTCCGAACGTTGTACTCATGCACGAGGTCCCGCATTATTCTGTTGTTCGAAGCCTTCGCGATACGTTCGTAAAAAGACTGTTGGAACTCCCTGATCAAGTCGTAGTCGGTCCAGCTGGGAAGAACTACAAACGTAGAGTGCTCATACAGGTTTTCTCTGAACACATGCTTGAGCACCATCATAATAAAATCAAGTTGATCCGACAGTTTCTGTGGATCAAGCTTCTTGGTGTAGTAGCCATTGTTGAATAAGCTCATGATGTATTCTTCTATTTCGAGCTGAATCAGTACCTCGCGCACAGGGACAACGCTCGTATTCATGACGTTGCTGATCCGGACAGCATAGAGTCGCGTACAGGGGGGGACCTCACAATTGACGATAATCTTCTTGAGTGCTTTATACACTTTGCCGACCTTGGACTCGTCCCATCCTAGTTTATGTTCGTGGCGACTATACATGCCTTCTCCTCCGCGCATAGTTTCTGTTGTTCAAAGAAGTCTGGGGCTGCAGCCCGCTTCTGGCGCTGGCGTGTAATTTCTCCTCTGTCGCGTACCGCGGAATACTCGAGAAGTAACCGAACATGTCCGACAATTAGCCGTACGGATCGAGATCTCCGGCGGTGACGCGTAATTTTTTGCAGTGCGAAGGCTCTGAGAACGATGTGGTGGTGCGGAGCCGGAGGCTACGAGATGATCTGTGATTTCTTGGCCTCGCGCCGCCACGGGCAAAACTGCAAAGCCTTCTTCGCACGGGCCGAAGCGGAATAACGTTCGTTTGTGTCGCAAGACGCATCCTGACGGTGTTTGAGCTGCATGTTGATAAACATCCGTCACGATGTAGACTCGCTTCTCCGTGCCAGTCAACCGAAACTTACGGCTTTATCGGAGCGCCTTTCGTCAGCCTCATTGAACTCTTGTGTTTATTTCCCTCACAGTCAGCTGCGGAGTTGTCGCTTGGCACTTATATGTGAGAATGCGGCTGTTTCAGCCGAATGTGGCATTAAAGATGAGAATCCAACGGGTGGGATGCGCAAAATAACTGCACTGGGAAGACGCCACCGAACGGCATGTATGGGGCATGATCTCCTCAATAGCGCTGCTGAATCGCACTTGATTCTGACCCATCATTTTCGCACGCCTCATCATGAGCATCACTGGTCCAGCCCGCTCGAGATGGATACTCCGGCTAGCAGAGCTGATCGCAGATGGAACACCCTCCATCTCGGCCATGCAATCGCAGAGCGCCGGAATGAAGGACTTGATGTGCCGCCCGAACTTCTGGCGCATATCTCTCCACTGGGTTGGGCACACATATTACTGACCGGCGAATATCTCTGGCCTAACGGAGAAACGGCTTAGAGTGTCATTCCGCCCCCAGCCGGAACCGACCCCTCTCTGTACCGCAGCGAAAGCGGCCGCGCCGTGTTCGCGGTGCAAGGTGATGCGGGCGCGGTCACCGCAATCGCCAGCGGCATTTCCTTCGACGACCATGGCGACATCGATGTCGAGGCGCCGAAGCTGACGGGCGCCGAGATCGTCGGCCAAAAGCCCTCCCACTTGGTCGAGCACGACGGCGAGTTCGCGGCTTTTTTCGACGGGGAAGGTGTCGCCCGCATCATCTCCGAGAAAGCGGTGTTGCAGGGCAAGTCAGACTTCCGGGAGGTAAAGACCGACGCACCGCAGCACGGCGTCGCCGTCGCCTATGGCTCCCATGTCCTTCTGTCGGAGCCGAACAGGGAGAAGCCCGACGAACTCCCGGTCGGCATCAGGACGGTTGACAAGGCCCGCACGCAGGTCGGCGACATCGCTGAATGCCCCGACCTCCACGGCGAGGCCTCTTCGGGAAACATT
This genomic interval carries:
- the repA gene encoding plasmid partitioning protein RepA; translated protein: MPQTVSPPHEKERTSERIRRRAKELFDRVRASGVAIDFPFPDPMTLRSFSLGEVAEILGVSHSYLRQLSIDGLGPTPELGTAGRRSYTLRQINELRAYLASARPKDALKFYPRRREGEKLQIISVGGSASTTTAFYLVQGLALQGFRVLAVDLDRRGSFSGMFGYTASTTPVYNKSIYAALRCDDDRASIRTVIRPTHFDGLDIVPGSIELRRFEEERLRRYLSGASRNPDANSRLVSAIEEVEGNYDVVVIAGAPVRDGLGPVALEAATGVLVTVHPQLDDVASTAMSLSIFSEYVRRIEEAGKSEDYDFFKFLVTRHDPRDVAEQETIALLRGSLGDDLLTAIVWESDAIGYAGLKNRSLYELSAGAVGRSAYEQAMETLNSVNAEVMDIISEVWGRPPIYVSQASRSTTAGKAKSQSKRSRS
- a CDS encoding GntR family transcriptional regulator; protein product: MYSRHEHKLGWDESKVGKVYKALKKIIVNCEVPPCTRLYAVRISNVMNTSVVPVREVLIQLEIEEYIMSLFNNGYYTKKLDPQKLSDQLDFIMMVLKHVFRENLYEHSTFVVLPSWTDYDLIREFQQSFYERIAKASNNRIMRDLVHEYNVRTRYIRWLDLHQPERLSCIRDDMSELLELLDKRDNDAAIANVDRQFSAMISTVPKLVLEGNRRAGNTKESWLETLSKL